The DNA sequence GGTTATGGCTGGCAGAGCGGCCCCGGCTTGCAGCACGCACAGGATGACGCGAACGAACGGTCCCTGAGCGGGGAAAGACGGGCGGAAGCAGCAGACAAACGAGCGCGAGCCATAGAAGAGTGGGCGGAAGCAACAGTACAACGGGCGGGGGCAGTGGAAGAATGGACAGGCCCCCTGCATCGCCTTATTCATCCCGAAGATATTTTCCGCTTCAACGCGGAGGCAATCGCCGCCGATTTCGACCTGCTTACCGCCGGTAAGCGTTCTGCCATTCCCGGTTCTACCAACCGCATTCTGGGCCACCGGCTTTTCCTGGAAGCGGATGTGGAAATGGAATGTGCCAATATCAATACCCTGACCGGGCCGGTTTACATTGGAAAGGGCGCGGTGGTCATGGAAGGTGTGAACCTGCGCGGGCCGCTGGCGATAGGTGCAGGCGCCGTCGTCAAGATGGGGGCCAGGTTATACGGTCCCACGACCATTGGGCCGGAAAGTGTCGTGGGAGGGGAGATCAAGCAAAGCGTTATCTTTGGGAATACCAATAAAAGCCATGATGGTTACCTGGGCAACAGCGTCATAGGGGAATGGTGTAATTTGGGGGCCGACACCAATTGTTCTAATATGAAGAATAATTATAAATCCGTGAAATTATGGAGCTATGAAACCGGCGGCATGCGTGATACCGGCCTTCCTTATTGCGGCTTAATGATGGGGGATTTTTCCAGGACCGGCATTAACACCATGTTCAATACCGGAACTACCGTAGGGGTGAATGTGAACCTGTATGGGAGCGCCATGCCTCCGGCTTTTCTGCCTGATTTCAGCTGGGGGAGCGGAGACGCACTGCAAACCTACCGGCCGGAAAAGGCCCTGGAAACAGCGAAACGTATTATGGAGCATAAGGGCGGATATTTTACGGAAGCCGACGCCAGGATCCATCACGAAATCTTTAACCTGACAGAAATGTACCGTAAAGGAGCGTCTGAATAAACAAGTTAATCAGTATAATAAATCAATAAAAATGAGAAAAAAGATCGTAGCGGGAAACTGGAAAATGAACAATGATTACCAGGAAGGAATGACACTCTTTTCCGAGGTAGTAAACATGGTCAAAGACGAAGTAAATACTGCCACGGAAGTGATCGTAGCCTGCCCTTATATTCATTTACATAGTTTCGGCAAGATGGCCAATGGCCGGATCAAGTTGGCTGCACAGAACTGCCACCAGGAAGAAAAGGGCGCATATACGGGAGAAGTTTCGGTCAAAATGATTGAATCAGTAGGCGCTGATTACGTGATCATCGGTCATTCTGAACGCCGGCAATATTTCGGCGAAAGCAATGCCATTCTTGCTAAAAAAGTAGTACTGGCCTTAAAGCAAGGTCTTCTGCCTGTTTTCTGCATTGGCGAAACCAGGGAAGAACGGGAAAGCGGCCGCCACTTTGAAGTGGTAAAGGAGCAGTTGCGGGAAGGTTTGTTCCATCTTGTTAAATCCGAGTTCCGCCAGGTGATCATCGCTTATGAGCCGGTATGGGCAATAGGCACGGGCTTAACCGCCAGCCCCGGGCAAGCTCAGGAGATGCACGCCTTTATCCGTGAGGAAATCGCCGGTGTTTATGACCAGGATGTGGCGGACGAGACCTCCCTGCTTTACGGCGGAAGCTGCAATCCTAAAAACGCCCCCGAATTGTTTTCCCAGCCGGACATTGACGGCGGGCTTATTGGCGGAGCTTCTCTGAAAGCCCGTGACTTTACCGATATCGCGAAGGCATTCAATGGGCGGTAATTACATAGAAGTCATTTTTACCCTTCCCCAGCCCGGCAGCATCCAGCAGGACCTGCTCATTGCCGGGCTGGGAGAAGCAGGGTATGAATCCTTCCTGGAAACGGAGGAAGGATTTAACGCTTACATCCGGCAGGAAGCGTTTTCAGACGGCTTGCTGCAGGCCGCGATCCGTGAAGTTCCCGGCGACAGCTTGGGCTACGAGATAAAACTTGTCGAAGCGCGCAACTGGAACCAGGTTTGGGAAAGCAATTTCACCCCCGTGGTAATTGGTGATACATGCCGTATCAGGGCTTCTTTCCATGAACCCGATCCGTCCGTTCCGCTGGAAATACAGATTGACCCGAAGATGGCTTTCGGTACGGGCCACCATGAAACCACCTGGTTAATGGCTTCCTGGCTGCTTGAGCTTTCCCTTCCGCATAAAAAGGTACTCGATATGGGCTGCGGAACGGGTGTCCTGGCTATCCTGGCCGCTAAAACAGGCGCTTCTCAAGTATTTGCCGCCGACATAGACCCTGTCTGCGTGGAAAGTACGGTCGAAAATGCCACCCTGAACGAGGTGCCGGTTCAGCCCCTGCTTTCCGACATTGATGCGCTTCCCTATAGCGGCTTCGACCTGATCCTCGCCAATATAAATCGGAATGTTTTACTGGACCATCTTCCTTTTTATGCCGAAAAACTGAATGACGGCGCCACGCTCCTGCTAAGTGGCTTTTACCAAGGGGCCGACCTCGAGGCCATACGGGACAGGGCCGGCGAATGCGGGCTGACATTTACGGAAACCAGGAGCAGGAATAAGTGGGCGGCCGCACAGTTCCGCAAATAGCCCGAAGTAAGCCGGTAAGAGCAGGCTTCGGCAGTATTTTTGCCCATCGCGGATTGTGTTTCTTATATTTGCACAAAAACCTGAATGAGCGATACAGAGAACCGGTTACGCAACGAATTCAAGAACAGGGCGAAAGGAAGCCGTAAAGTCAAAGCGCCGCGGAAGAAGCGGAACAAGCTCTTCCGGCTTCCTGAAATCAAGTTCAGGCATACCCGTTTTGTCAAGATACTGGGTTTGTTTTGCCTGTTGATATCGGTTTTTCTGCTTATTGCGCTTACTTCCTATCTTTTTACCTGGAAACAGGATCAGTCTTATGTTTTTGACTCGCCCACGTTCTGGAAATTTTTTCGCGACTCCGAAGCCCTGCCGTCTGAGTTGAAAGAAAGGCTCCTGGCCGAGGGCGGTATACAGAACTGGATGGGAAAATTAGGGGCTTTTTTTTCCCATCAGCTGGTATACAACAGCTTCGGGCTGGCGTCCTTTGTGTTTATCGCTTTCTTTTTTATTCTTGGCTATCGCCTGTTGTTCGCGGTCAGCATATTTTCGGTCCGAAGGTCGTTGGTCTATACCTTAGGCGTTTTGCTATACATTCCCCTTGTCATTGCCTTCGTCAACAGCTTTATTAATAATTCGATTCATTATGCCGAAGGGGTGTATGGCTACCAGACCAATATCTGGCTGAACATTACCCTGGGAAAAGCCGGTACCGGTTTTTTATTGCTTTTCGCAGCCTTTTCAGCCGTGGTATTTATTTTTAACCCCAGCTTTAGCTTGTTCAGGAGAAGACGGAAAACGGAGCTGACGCAGCCTGAGGCCTTTAATGAGGAGGAAGAA is a window from the Anseongella ginsenosidimutans genome containing:
- a CDS encoding putative sugar nucleotidyl transferase codes for the protein MNYILFDGNARSALLPFTRTRPVAEIRAGILTIREKWERFLGASCSCLTAAYLREKFPFSLSAENILINASLLPDTALAKRVASLKPGQTLMQKGAVLAAWLGEKEARSLAQAGYGWQSGPGLQHAQDDANERSLSGERRAEAADKRARAIEEWAEATVQRAGAVEEWTGPLHRLIHPEDIFRFNAEAIAADFDLLTAGKRSAIPGSTNRILGHRLFLEADVEMECANINTLTGPVYIGKGAVVMEGVNLRGPLAIGAGAVVKMGARLYGPTTIGPESVVGGEIKQSVIFGNTNKSHDGYLGNSVIGEWCNLGADTNCSNMKNNYKSVKLWSYETGGMRDTGLPYCGLMMGDFSRTGINTMFNTGTTVGVNVNLYGSAMPPAFLPDFSWGSGDALQTYRPEKALETAKRIMEHKGGYFTEADARIHHEIFNLTEMYRKGASE
- the tpiA gene encoding triose-phosphate isomerase encodes the protein MRKKIVAGNWKMNNDYQEGMTLFSEVVNMVKDEVNTATEVIVACPYIHLHSFGKMANGRIKLAAQNCHQEEKGAYTGEVSVKMIESVGADYVIIGHSERRQYFGESNAILAKKVVLALKQGLLPVFCIGETREERESGRHFEVVKEQLREGLFHLVKSEFRQVIIAYEPVWAIGTGLTASPGQAQEMHAFIREEIAGVYDQDVADETSLLYGGSCNPKNAPELFSQPDIDGGLIGGASLKARDFTDIAKAFNGR
- the prmA gene encoding 50S ribosomal protein L11 methyltransferase, translating into MGGNYIEVIFTLPQPGSIQQDLLIAGLGEAGYESFLETEEGFNAYIRQEAFSDGLLQAAIREVPGDSLGYEIKLVEARNWNQVWESNFTPVVIGDTCRIRASFHEPDPSVPLEIQIDPKMAFGTGHHETTWLMASWLLELSLPHKKVLDMGCGTGVLAILAAKTGASQVFAADIDPVCVESTVENATLNEVPVQPLLSDIDALPYSGFDLILANINRNVLLDHLPFYAEKLNDGATLLLSGFYQGADLEAIRDRAGECGLTFTETRSRNKWAAAQFRK